One window of Cydia pomonella isolate Wapato2018A chromosome 7, ilCydPomo1, whole genome shotgun sequence genomic DNA carries:
- the LOC133519772 gene encoding transcription factor RFX3 isoform X4, which translates to MAARLAQPAQGAGAGGGASPSAVRELIVIPEISNTISLQQAIQQVSSTVVEVNGDSSGHSSPTTEARHTYITVAMQDEWQNEIGPLPVKAEIHSDQESEGSNGVNYHVQYVEPQEIYTQGHETHMETLRSYPVYGVATVNAAEQPTESWSADEFSYSVVAGTDEATSPTPAPTTPPQPRMPPATVQWLLDNYETADGVSLPRSTLYAHYLRHCSAHRLDPVNAASFGKLIRSVFVGLRTRRLGTRGNSKYHYYGIRAKASIPASPPPDPSDEKADVQDMQESRSGSGEPGAPGAAGGVAGLAHRQYLGAVVAASPPAPPALPAAAAHDLPPSSLPALQDHHREHGVEFLEAVAALDIAAVERSRRNFWRRPPAALCRRVLYRLAARKDVAAWLRRADLELYQRAVELLLPDVLRPIPPQLTQAIRNFAKSLESALAAGSGCAPAAASRAQASAAAALAAALRRYTSLNHLAQAARAVLANQHQIQQMLSDLNRVDFRVVREQAAWACSCGSAATAHRLEADFKATLGRGATLEQWAAWLEGCVRGALAAHERRPDYTARARRLLLDWSFYSSLVIRELTLRSAASFGSFHLIRLLYDEYVSYLIERRVAQHHRAPPIAVMQRAPEEEEEVAEEAPREDEEEGEGDWDWGDDDEDEDEPLPCKKAKLPE; encoded by the exons ATGGCGGCGCGGCTCGCTCAGCCTGCGCAG ggagcgggcgcgggcggcggcgcgtcgCCGAGCGCCGTGCGGGAGCTGATTGTCATACCGGAGATCTCTAACACTATTAGCTTGCAGCAGGCCATACAACAG GTGTCCAGCACGGTGGTGGAAGTGAACGGCGATAGCTCCGGCCACTCGAGCCCTACGACCGAGGCCCGACACACATACATCACTGTGGCCA TGCAGGACGAATGGCAGAACGAGATCGGCCCGTTGCCGGTCAAGGCCGAGATCCACAGTGACCAAGAAA GCGAGGGCAGTAATGGGGTCAACTATCATGTGCAATACGTGGAGCCTCAAGAGATCTACACCCAGGGCCATGAGACTCATAT GGAAACTCTTCGCTCCTACCCCGTGTATGGCGTCGCAACGGTCAATGCGGCCGAGCAGCCGACCGAGTCGTGGAGCGCCGACGAGTTCTCGTACAGCGTGGTCGCGGGCACAGATGAGGCCACGTCACCGACGCCCGCTCCCACCACACCGCCGCAACCACGCATGCCGCCCGCCACCGTGCAGTGGCTGCTCGACAACTACGAGACTGCCGATG GCGTATCTCTGCCACGGTCGACTCTCTACGCTCACTACCTCCGACACTGCTCGGCCCACCGATTGGACCCAGTGAACGCGGCTTCGTTTGGCAAGCTGATCCGTTCCGTGTTCGTCGGCCTGCGGACCAGGAGGCTCGGCACGCGCGGCAACTCCAAGTATCACTACTACGGCATCAG GGCGAAAGCCAGCATTCCCGCTTCGCCGCCGCCCGACCCTAGCGACGAGAAGGCTGATGTCCAAGATATGCAG GAGTCGCGCTCGGGCTCGGGCGAGCCGGGCGcgccgggcgcggcgggcggcgtggCCGGGCTGGCGCACCGGCAGTACCTGGGCGCCGTGGTGGCCGcctcgccgcccgcgccgcccgcgctgcccgccgccgccgcgcacgaCCTGCCGCCCTCGTCGCTCCCTGCACTACAGGACCACCACCG tGAGCACGGCGTCGAATTCCTTGAGGCCGTGGCGGCGCTAGACATAGCTGCCGTGGAGCGCTCCCGCCGCAACTTCTGGCGGAGGCCCCCGGCCGCTCTGTGCCGCCGCGTGCTGTACCGGCTAGCCGCACGAAAG GACGTGGCCGCTTGGTTGCGCCGGGCCGACTTGGAGCTCTACCAGCGGGCCGTGGAGCTGCTGCTGCCCGACGTGCTCCGCCCCATACCGCCGCAGCTTACACAG GCAATCCGCAACTTCGCCAAGAGCCTGGAGTCCGCCCTGGCTGCGGGGTCGGGCtgcgcgccggcggcggcgagcCGCGCGCAggcgtcggcggcggcggcgctggcggccgcgctgcgccgctacACCTCGCTCAACCACCTggcgcaggccgcgcgcgccgtgCTCGCCAACCAGCACCAGATACAACAG ATGCTGTCGGACCTGAACCGCGTGGACTTCCGCGTGGTGCGCGAGCAGGCGGCCTGGGCGTGCTCGTGCGGCAGCGCCGCCACCGCGCACCGCCTCGAGGCCGACTTCAAG GCGACACTAGGCCGCGGGGCAACGCTAGAGCAATGGGCAGCGTGGCTAGAAGGCTGCGTCCGCGGCGCGCTGGCGGCCCACGAGCGCCGCCCGGACTACACGGCTCGCGCGCGCCGGCTGCTGCTCGACTGGTCCTTCTACTCGTCCCTGGTCATACGCGAGCTCACACTACG ATCGGCGGCGTCGTTCGGCTCGTTCCACCTGATCCGGCTGCTGTACGACGAGTACGTGTCGTACCTGATCGAGCGGCGCGTGGCGCAGCACCACCGCGCGCCGCCCATCGCCGTCATGCAGCGCGCGCCG GAAGAAGAGGAAGAGGTAGCCGAAGAAGCGCCCCGGGAAGACGAGGAAGAGGGCGAGGGAGACTGGGACTGGGGCGACGACGACGAGGACGAGGACGAGCCGCTGCCCTGCAAGAAGGCCAAGCTGCCGGAGTGA
- the LOC133519772 gene encoding uncharacterized protein LOC133519772 isoform X3, translating into MAARLAQPAQGAGAGGGASPSAVRELIVIPEISNTISLQQAIQQVSSTVVEVNGDSSGHSSPTTEARHTYITVASEGSNGVNYHVQYVEPQEIYTQGHETHMETLRSYPVYGVATVNAAEQPTESWSADEFSYSVVAGTDEATSPTPAPTTPPQPRMPPATVQWLLDNYETADGVSLPRSTLYAHYLRHCSAHRLDPVNAASFGKLIRSVFVGLRTRRLGTRGNSKYHYYGIRAKASIPASPPPDPSDEKADVQDMQESRSGSGEPGAPGAAGGVAGLAHRQYLGAVVAASPPAPPALPAAAAHDLPPSSLPALQDHHREHGVEFLEAVAALDIAAVERSRRNFWRRPPAALCRRVLYRLAARKDVAAWLRRADLELYQRAVELLLPDVLRPIPPQLTQAIRNFAKSLESALAAGSGCAPAAASRAQASAAAALAAALRRYTSLNHLAQAARAVLANQHQIQQVRGRAARRRRRRRWRPRCAATPRSTTWRRPRAPCSPTSTRYNRYGVELRAGGGGGAGGRAAPLHLAQPPGAGRARRARQPAPDTTGTGSSCAPAAAAALAAALRRYTSLNHLAQAARAVLANQHQIQQVRGRAARRRRRRRWRPRCAATPRSTTWRRPRAPCSPTSTRYNRYGVELRAGGGGGAGGRAAPLHLAQPPGAGRARRARQPAPDTTGTGSSCAPAAAAALAAALRRYTSLNHLAQAARAVLANQHQIQQVRGRAARRRRRRRWRPRCAATPRSTTWRRPRAPCSPTSTRYNRYGVELRAGCGGGAGGRAAPLHLAQPPGAGRARRARQPAPDTTGTGSSCAPAAAAALAAALRRYTSLNHLAQAARAVLANQHQIQQVRGRAARRRRRRRWRPRCAATPRSTTWRRPRAPCSPTSTRYNRYGVELRAGGGGGAGGRAAPLHLAQPPGAGRARRARQPAPDTTGTGSSCAPAAAAALAAALRRYTSLNHLAQAARAVLANQHQIQQVRGRAARQRRRRRWRPRCAATPRSTTWRRPRAPCSPTSTRYNRYGVELRAGGGGGAGGRAAPLHLAQPPGAGRARRARQPAPDTTDAVGPEPRGLPRGARAGGLGVLVRQRRHRAPPRGRLQVFVPGDTRPRGNARAMGSVARRLRPRRAGGPRAPPGLHGSRAPAAARLVLLLVPGHTRAHTTVCIQLHTYTVPSRRR; encoded by the exons ATGGCGGCGCGGCTCGCTCAGCCTGCGCAG ggagcgggcgcgggcggcggcgcgtcgCCGAGCGCCGTGCGGGAGCTGATTGTCATACCGGAGATCTCTAACACTATTAGCTTGCAGCAGGCCATACAACAG GTGTCCAGCACGGTGGTGGAAGTGAACGGCGATAGCTCCGGCCACTCGAGCCCTACGACCGAGGCCCGACACACATACATCACTGTGGCCA GCGAGGGCAGTAATGGGGTCAACTATCATGTGCAATACGTGGAGCCTCAAGAGATCTACACCCAGGGCCATGAGACTCATAT GGAAACTCTTCGCTCCTACCCCGTGTATGGCGTCGCAACGGTCAATGCGGCCGAGCAGCCGACCGAGTCGTGGAGCGCCGACGAGTTCTCGTACAGCGTGGTCGCGGGCACAGATGAGGCCACGTCACCGACGCCCGCTCCCACCACACCGCCGCAACCACGCATGCCGCCCGCCACCGTGCAGTGGCTGCTCGACAACTACGAGACTGCCGATG GCGTATCTCTGCCACGGTCGACTCTCTACGCTCACTACCTCCGACACTGCTCGGCCCACCGATTGGACCCAGTGAACGCGGCTTCGTTTGGCAAGCTGATCCGTTCCGTGTTCGTCGGCCTGCGGACCAGGAGGCTCGGCACGCGCGGCAACTCCAAGTATCACTACTACGGCATCAG GGCGAAAGCCAGCATTCCCGCTTCGCCGCCGCCCGACCCTAGCGACGAGAAGGCTGATGTCCAAGATATGCAG GAGTCGCGCTCGGGCTCGGGCGAGCCGGGCGcgccgggcgcggcgggcggcgtggCCGGGCTGGCGCACCGGCAGTACCTGGGCGCCGTGGTGGCCGcctcgccgcccgcgccgcccgcgctgcccgccgccgccgcgcacgaCCTGCCGCCCTCGTCGCTCCCTGCACTACAGGACCACCACCG tGAGCACGGCGTCGAATTCCTTGAGGCCGTGGCGGCGCTAGACATAGCTGCCGTGGAGCGCTCCCGCCGCAACTTCTGGCGGAGGCCCCCGGCCGCTCTGTGCCGCCGCGTGCTGTACCGGCTAGCCGCACGAAAG GACGTGGCCGCTTGGTTGCGCCGGGCCGACTTGGAGCTCTACCAGCGGGCCGTGGAGCTGCTGCTGCCCGACGTGCTCCGCCCCATACCGCCGCAGCTTACACAG GCAATCCGCAACTTCGCCAAGAGCCTGGAGTCCGCCCTGGCTGCGGGGTCGGGCtgcgcgccggcggcggcgagcCGCGCGCAggcgtcggcggcggcggcgctggcggccgcgctgcgccgctacACCTCGCTCAACCACCTggcgcaggccgcgcgcgccgtgCTCGCCAACCAGCACCAGATACAACAGGTACGGGGTCGAGCtgcgcgccggcggcggcggcggcgctggcggccgcgctgcgccgctacACCTCGCTCAACCACCTggcgcaggccgcgcgcgccgtgCTCGCCAACCAGCACCAGATACAACAGGTACGGGGTCGAGCtgcgcgccggcggcggcggcggcgctggcggccgcgctgcgccgctacACCTCGCTCAACCACCTggcgcaggccgcgcgcgccgtgCTCGCCAACCAGCACCAGATACAACAGGTACGGGGTCGAGCtgcgcgccggcggcggcggcggcgctggcggccgcgctgcgccgctacACCTCGCTCAACCACCTggcgcaggccgcgcgcgccgtgCTCGCCAACCAGCACCAGATACAACAGGTACGGGGTCGAGCtgcgcgccggcggcggcggcggcgctggcggccgcgctgcgccgctacACCTCGCTCAACCACCTggcgcaggccgcgcgcgccgtgCTCGCCAACCAGCACCAGATACAACAGGTACGGGGTCGAGCtgcgcgccggcggcggcggcggcgctggcggccgcgctgcgccgctacACCTCGCTCAACCACCTggcgcaggccgcgcgcgccgtgCTCGCCAACCAGCACCAGATACAACAGGTACGGGGTCGAGCtgcgcgccggcggcggcggcggcgctggcggccgcgctgcgccgctacACCTCGCTCAACCACCTggcgcaggccgcgcgcgccgtgCTCGCCAACCAGCACCAGATACAACAGGTACGGGGTCGAGCtgcgcgccggcggcggcggcggcgctggcggccgcgctgcgccgctacACCTCGCTCAACCACCTggcgcaggccgcgcgcgccgtgCTCGCCAACCAGCACCAGATACAACAGGTACGGGGTCGAGCTGCGCgccggctgcggcggcggcgctggcggccgcgctgcgccgctacACCTCGCTCAACCACCTggcgcaggccgcgcgcgccgtgCTCGCCAACCAGCACCAGATACAACAGGTACGGGGTCGAGCtgcgcgccggcggcggcggcggcgctggcggccgcgctgcgccgctacACCTCGCTCAACCACCTggcgcaggccgcgcgcgccgtgCTCGCCAACCAGCACCAGATACAACAGGTACGGGGTCGAGCtgcgcgccggcggcggcggcggcgctggcggccgcgctgcgccgctacACCTCGCTCAACCACCTggcgcaggccgcgcgcgccgtgCTCGCCAACCAGCACCAGATACAACAGGTACGGGGTCGAGCtgcgcgccggcggcggcggcggcgctggcggccgcgctgcgccgctacACCTCGCTCAACCACCTggcgcaggccgcgcgcgccgtgCTCGCCAACCAGCACCAGATACAACAGGTACGGGGTCGAGCtgcgcgccggcggcggcggcggcgctggcggccgcgctgcgccgctacACCTCGCTCAACCACCTggcgcaggccgcgcgcgccgtgCTCGCCAACCAGCACCAGATACAACAGGTACGGGGTCGAGCTGCGCgccagcggcggcggcggcgctggcggccgcgctgcgccgctacACCTCGCTCAACCACCTggcgcaggccgcgcgcgccgtgCTCGCCAACCAGCACCAGATACAACAGGTACGGGGTCGAGCtgcgcgccggcggcggcggcggcgctggcggccgcgctgcgccgctacACCTCGCTCAACCACCTggcgcaggccgcgcgcgccgtgCTCGCCAACCAGCACCAGATACAACAG ATGCTGTCGGACCTGAACCGCGTGGACTTCCGCGTGGTGCGCGAGCAGGCGGCCTGGGCGTGCTCGTGCGGCAGCGCCGCCACCGCGCACCGCCTCGAGGCCGACTTCAAG tCTTCGTTCCAGGCGACACTAGGCCGCGGGGCAACGCTAGAGCAATGGGCAGCGTGGCTAGAAGGCTGCGTCCGCGGCGCGCTGGCGGCCCACGAGCGCCGCCCGGACTACACGGCTCGCGCGCGCCGGCTGCTGCTCGACTGGTCCTTCTACTCGTCCCTGGTCATACGCGAGCTCACACTACGGTATGTATACAGTTGCACACATACACTGTTCCTTCCAGACGACGCTAG
- the LOC133519772 gene encoding uncharacterized protein LOC133519772 isoform X2, with product MAARLAQPAQGAGAGGGASPSAVRELIVIPEISNTISLQQAIQQVSSTVVEVNGDSSGHSSPTTEARHTYITVAMQDEWQNEIGPLPVKAEIHSDQESEGSNGVNYHVQYVEPQEIYTQGHETHMETLRSYPVYGVATVNAAEQPTESWSADEFSYSVVAGTDEATSPTPAPTTPPQPRMPPATVQWLLDNYETADGVSLPRSTLYAHYLRHCSAHRLDPVNAASFGKLIRSVFVGLRTRRLGTRGNSKYHYYGIRAKASIPASPPPDPSDEKADVQDMQESRSGSGEPGAPGAAGGVAGLAHRQYLGAVVAASPPAPPALPAAAAHDLPPSSLPALQDHHREHGVEFLEAVAALDIAAVERSRRNFWRRPPAALCRRVLYRLAARKDVAAWLRRADLELYQRAVELLLPDVLRPIPPQLTQAIRNFAKSLESALAAGSGCAPAAASRAQASAAAALAAALRRYTSLNHLAQAARAVLANQHQIQQVRGRAARRRRRRRWRPRCAATPRSTTWRRPRAPCSPTSTRYNRYGVELRAGGGGGAGGRAAPLHLAQPPGAGRARRARQPAPDTTGTGSSCAPAAAAALAAALRRYTSLNHLAQAARAVLANQHQIQQVRGRAARRRRRRRWRPRCAATPRSTTWRRPRAPCSPTSTRYNRYGVELRAGGGGGAGGRAAPLHLAQPPGAGRARRARQPAPDTTGTGSSCAPAAAAALAAALRRYTSLNHLAQAARAVLANQHQIQQVRGRAARRRRRRRWRPRCAATPRSTTWRRPRAPCSPTSTRYNRYGVELRAGCGGGAGGRAAPLHLAQPPGAGRARRARQPAPDTTGTGSSCAPAAAAALAAALRRYTSLNHLAQAARAVLANQHQIQQVRGRAARRRRRRRWRPRCAATPRSTTWRRPRAPCSPTSTRYNRYGVELRAGGGGGAGGRAAPLHLAQPPGAGRARRARQPAPDTTGTGSSCAPAAAAALAAALRRYTSLNHLAQAARAVLANQHQIQQVRGRAARQRRRRRWRPRCAATPRSTTWRRPRAPCSPTSTRYNRYGVELRAGGGGGAGGRAAPLHLAQPPGAGRARRARQPAPDTTDAVGPEPRGLPRGARAGGLGVLVRQRRHRAPPRGRLQGDTRPRGNARAMGSVARRLRPRRAGGPRAPPGLHGSRAPAAARLVLLLVPGHTRAHTTVCIQLHTYTVPSRRR from the exons ATGGCGGCGCGGCTCGCTCAGCCTGCGCAG ggagcgggcgcgggcggcggcgcgtcgCCGAGCGCCGTGCGGGAGCTGATTGTCATACCGGAGATCTCTAACACTATTAGCTTGCAGCAGGCCATACAACAG GTGTCCAGCACGGTGGTGGAAGTGAACGGCGATAGCTCCGGCCACTCGAGCCCTACGACCGAGGCCCGACACACATACATCACTGTGGCCA TGCAGGACGAATGGCAGAACGAGATCGGCCCGTTGCCGGTCAAGGCCGAGATCCACAGTGACCAAGAAA GCGAGGGCAGTAATGGGGTCAACTATCATGTGCAATACGTGGAGCCTCAAGAGATCTACACCCAGGGCCATGAGACTCATAT GGAAACTCTTCGCTCCTACCCCGTGTATGGCGTCGCAACGGTCAATGCGGCCGAGCAGCCGACCGAGTCGTGGAGCGCCGACGAGTTCTCGTACAGCGTGGTCGCGGGCACAGATGAGGCCACGTCACCGACGCCCGCTCCCACCACACCGCCGCAACCACGCATGCCGCCCGCCACCGTGCAGTGGCTGCTCGACAACTACGAGACTGCCGATG GCGTATCTCTGCCACGGTCGACTCTCTACGCTCACTACCTCCGACACTGCTCGGCCCACCGATTGGACCCAGTGAACGCGGCTTCGTTTGGCAAGCTGATCCGTTCCGTGTTCGTCGGCCTGCGGACCAGGAGGCTCGGCACGCGCGGCAACTCCAAGTATCACTACTACGGCATCAG GGCGAAAGCCAGCATTCCCGCTTCGCCGCCGCCCGACCCTAGCGACGAGAAGGCTGATGTCCAAGATATGCAG GAGTCGCGCTCGGGCTCGGGCGAGCCGGGCGcgccgggcgcggcgggcggcgtggCCGGGCTGGCGCACCGGCAGTACCTGGGCGCCGTGGTGGCCGcctcgccgcccgcgccgcccgcgctgcccgccgccgccgcgcacgaCCTGCCGCCCTCGTCGCTCCCTGCACTACAGGACCACCACCG tGAGCACGGCGTCGAATTCCTTGAGGCCGTGGCGGCGCTAGACATAGCTGCCGTGGAGCGCTCCCGCCGCAACTTCTGGCGGAGGCCCCCGGCCGCTCTGTGCCGCCGCGTGCTGTACCGGCTAGCCGCACGAAAG GACGTGGCCGCTTGGTTGCGCCGGGCCGACTTGGAGCTCTACCAGCGGGCCGTGGAGCTGCTGCTGCCCGACGTGCTCCGCCCCATACCGCCGCAGCTTACACAG GCAATCCGCAACTTCGCCAAGAGCCTGGAGTCCGCCCTGGCTGCGGGGTCGGGCtgcgcgccggcggcggcgagcCGCGCGCAggcgtcggcggcggcggcgctggcggccgcgctgcgccgctacACCTCGCTCAACCACCTggcgcaggccgcgcgcgccgtgCTCGCCAACCAGCACCAGATACAACAGGTACGGGGTCGAGCtgcgcgccggcggcggcggcggcgctggcggccgcgctgcgccgctacACCTCGCTCAACCACCTggcgcaggccgcgcgcgccgtgCTCGCCAACCAGCACCAGATACAACAGGTACGGGGTCGAGCtgcgcgccggcggcggcggcggcgctggcggccgcgctgcgccgctacACCTCGCTCAACCACCTggcgcaggccgcgcgcgccgtgCTCGCCAACCAGCACCAGATACAACAGGTACGGGGTCGAGCtgcgcgccggcggcggcggcggcgctggcggccgcgctgcgccgctacACCTCGCTCAACCACCTggcgcaggccgcgcgcgccgtgCTCGCCAACCAGCACCAGATACAACAGGTACGGGGTCGAGCtgcgcgccggcggcggcggcggcgctggcggccgcgctgcgccgctacACCTCGCTCAACCACCTggcgcaggccgcgcgcgccgtgCTCGCCAACCAGCACCAGATACAACAGGTACGGGGTCGAGCtgcgcgccggcggcggcggcggcgctggcggccgcgctgcgccgctacACCTCGCTCAACCACCTggcgcaggccgcgcgcgccgtgCTCGCCAACCAGCACCAGATACAACAGGTACGGGGTCGAGCtgcgcgccggcggcggcggcggcgctggcggccgcgctgcgccgctacACCTCGCTCAACCACCTggcgcaggccgcgcgcgccgtgCTCGCCAACCAGCACCAGATACAACAGGTACGGGGTCGAGCtgcgcgccggcggcggcggcggcgctggcggccgcgctgcgccgctacACCTCGCTCAACCACCTggcgcaggccgcgcgcgccgtgCTCGCCAACCAGCACCAGATACAACAGGTACGGGGTCGAGCTGCGCgccggctgcggcggcggcgctggcggccgcgctgcgccgctacACCTCGCTCAACCACCTggcgcaggccgcgcgcgccgtgCTCGCCAACCAGCACCAGATACAACAGGTACGGGGTCGAGCtgcgcgccggcggcggcggcggcgctggcggccgcgctgcgccgctacACCTCGCTCAACCACCTggcgcaggccgcgcgcgccgtgCTCGCCAACCAGCACCAGATACAACAGGTACGGGGTCGAGCtgcgcgccggcggcggcggcggcgctggcggccgcgctgcgccgctacACCTCGCTCAACCACCTggcgcaggccgcgcgcgccgtgCTCGCCAACCAGCACCAGATACAACAGGTACGGGGTCGAGCtgcgcgccggcggcggcggcggcgctggcggccgcgctgcgccgctacACCTCGCTCAACCACCTggcgcaggccgcgcgcgccgtgCTCGCCAACCAGCACCAGATACAACAGGTACGGGGTCGAGCtgcgcgccggcggcggcggcggcgctggcggccgcgctgcgccgctacACCTCGCTCAACCACCTggcgcaggccgcgcgcgccgtgCTCGCCAACCAGCACCAGATACAACAGGTACGGGGTCGAGCTGCGCgccagcggcggcggcggcgctggcggccgcgctgcgccgctacACCTCGCTCAACCACCTggcgcaggccgcgcgcgccgtgCTCGCCAACCAGCACCAGATACAACAGGTACGGGGTCGAGCtgcgcgccggcggcggcggcggcgctggcggccgcgctgcgccgctacACCTCGCTCAACCACCTggcgcaggccgcgcgcgccgtgCTCGCCAACCAGCACCAGATACAACAG ATGCTGTCGGACCTGAACCGCGTGGACTTCCGCGTGGTGCGCGAGCAGGCGGCCTGGGCGTGCTCGTGCGGCAGCGCCGCCACCGCGCACCGCCTCGAGGCCGACTTCAAG GCGACACTAGGCCGCGGGGCAACGCTAGAGCAATGGGCAGCGTGGCTAGAAGGCTGCGTCCGCGGCGCGCTGGCGGCCCACGAGCGCCGCCCGGACTACACGGCTCGCGCGCGCCGGCTGCTGCTCGACTGGTCCTTCTACTCGTCCCTGGTCATACGCGAGCTCACACTACGGTATGTATACAGTTGCACACATACACTGTTCCTTCCAGACGACGCTAG